The nucleotide sequence CCTTTTATGTTGCTGTTACCTGCCATATCCAATATAAAGCAGAATTCATGTTAGAACTATTGTAGAGTGCATGTGTTCTAGATTGGATGACTGAAATATTCATCAGAAAAGTTTCTTTGATGAAGGGAAAATGTATgatattttgtactccctccgtcccaaaatacttgtcggaggaatggatgtatctagacgcaaTTTAGTTTCAAATACATCCATTTTcattcatttctccgacaagtatttccggacggagggagtagtagaaaacAGGAGGTGGCCTACTGTGAAAATTGTGTTAAAAGGTAAATTACAAACAACCTAAAAACTAGTGTTATACAAATCTGGCCAACCAGCTGCCTGCTGAGATCAGAATGGGATCTTTTCCTAAATTCATAGATCGAATATTGTGTTGATGAATGATGTTGTTATTAATATTATTATCATGCAATGCTGCCCATGGGTAACTTAGGTCACTATTGTAATCTGAAGCAGGAAATAAAAAGCATTACAATTGGCAAACCTAAACACTGCATTATAAACTGATACTCCAACAATGTTccttgctagctctaaacatttcTCTCTGTAAAAGACAGCACTTCTCTCTTAAACTAGGTAGTAGACATGTTCATTATGATGATCTAATCACACACTTAAAACATCTAGTGCAAATTAAGCTAAAAGGAAATATGGACTACTGTTTTCTTAGTTCCTGGGCACAAGGCGCGGGCGCAGCGGATTGGCCATGACGGTGGTGAACTCGCGCTTCTCGGCGAAGTCCACCTCgtggccggccacctcctgccaCTCGAACTCCTTGACCATGTTGGCCACGAAGTACTCGAGGTGCAGCATGGCGATGCTCAGCCCGGCGCAGATCCTCCGCCCCACGCCGAACGGCATCATCTTGATCCCCTTGCTGCCGTACAGGTCCACCGCCGCCAGCTTGTCGCCGGCCTCCAGGAACCGCTCCGGCGCGAACTCCATGGCCTTCTCCCACGTGCCCTCGTCCCTGCCCATCTCCGCCACCATGAAGTTCACCGTCGTGCCCTTGGGGATCAGGTACCCGCCCACGTCCATGTCCTGCGCCGCCTTGTGCGGCAGCACGAAGTGCCCCGGCGGGTGCTTGCGCAGGCCCTCCAGGATCACCGCCTTGAGGTACGGCATGGTGGCCGCGTCGATCTTCTCCTCCGAGACCTCCTCCGCGCCGTCCTCCCCGCAGATGGCCTTGATCTCGTCGTAGAGCCTGTCCTGGACGGCCGGGTTCTTGACCAGCTCGGCCATGATCCACTGCAGCCCCGTGGAGGTGGTGTCGGTGCCGGCGTTGAGGAACTCGGAGCAGAGCGCTACGATCTCGTCGTCGGTGAGCGCGCGGTCGCCCTCCTCGGGGAGCGTGACGTCGAGCAGCGTGTCCACGTACGAGTGCTCGAACGTGGTCTCCTTGGCCGGCGATTGGCCCTCGCTGACCAGCCGCTTGTACTCCCGCCGCGCATGGATGAGCGGCACGAACAGCTCCCTCTGCCGCATCCGCAGGGCGTGCGCGACCCGGAGGCGGTCGCGGAAGAGGTGCTTGGTGACggccgggaggaagaagaagacggtgAGCTTCCTGGAGATGTAGAGCAGCCAGGCGCGCTCGGCCTCCTCGATGGCGCGCACCGCGGGCTCGTCCAGGCGCTCGCCGAAGCACATGAGCACGAGCAGGCAGAACATGGTGTACTGGAACGCCTCCATGACGTCGGGCGTGTCCTCCTCCCGCAGCTTCTCCATGAGCACGCGGCGCACCCAGGCGCGCGCCGGCGCGAACAGCCTGACGCGGCTGGGGTGGAGCGTCTCGGAGACGAGGTTGCGGCGCAGGAGCCGCCACACGGGCCCGTAGTTGGCGCGGGTGATGATGTTGTCGGTGACGCCGAGGAGCGAGCTGGTGGCGGCGCGCGGCCGGTCGGCCAGCGCCACGCCGGCGCCGACGAGGGCCTTGTGCGCGAGGTGCCGGTCGGCCACGAAGACGGACAGCCGCGAGCCGATCCGGAGCGTCACGATGGGGCCGTACTTCTTGAAGAGGCCCAGAAGGAGGGGCTCCACGTCGGACGCGGAGTTGCGCAGCCAGAGCAGGTTGCCGAACAGCGGCAACGCCGGCGGGCCCGGCgggaggcggcgtcgggcggcggcgttgCGGAGCAGgacgaggagagagaggaggaggagggcgccggcgatGAGGAGCGACGTCTCCATGGCGCGTAGATCGATCGGCTAGCTAGCTCTGGGTTTTGGGTTTTCGATGTCGTGGACTCGTGGTTCGGGTGGAGATGTACGAGATCTTTTATAGGCGGAGGCGGAGAGATGTACGTGGACGTCGTGGAGTTCGACGTTCGTGCGTGCAACTAATTGCCTTCCAGAAGGGTAAATCTTATCTGATGATGAATTCAATTCAAAGGTTGGATATGTCGgttgtttgatttgattttgaagAGTTGTGGTGGGTTTGGGTTCCTGGCAGAAATCTAGAAACCCAAATCTATCTCGTTCTTGAACGACAAGATGTAAAGGGCACGTCACAATCCAGTCATGTACGTAGATGCATTCCCGGAAAACAAATCAAAATAGGTATCTACATGCATTTGTATTTTGGTTTTTCTTATCTctccttttttttgcggggagtTTTTTCCTATTTCTTACTGCTACTAGCTAATTCCCCGTGTGTTTCAGTGGGCGCATACATAATCTTATGCGGAGATTTGTGTggatattttcttttccttttatgcTTGATTAAGTCACTTAGATGTGCACTaactagatgtgccctagacaaacCATATATCTAACACATATTCTAGATTTTGATAAGATTTAATTTGATTTTAGTATGGGTAGGGAATGCAAGGAAAGTTTTAATTTAGTTGAGATTTGATaggatttgatttgatttgggtgTTTGTATGAGAAGAAAAGGAAAGTTTGGATTCAGTTGTGAATTTGGGAAGATTGATTTGATTGTGTTAATGCACCATGTGATTTTCTCTGGAACGTATTGATTTGGTTTAGATTATTTCAAGTTACTCTATGTATGTTGGTTTTAATTTTGTGCAGCATTGGTTGAGAGTACCAAAAAATCAACAAAAAATCAAGGACGGAGGGGGTCGTGTGGAGTAAAAATCGAGAAAGAACGTTGATTTGATTTAGGTATTTGTGGGAGGAAAAACCGAGGAAGGAGTAGTAGAGATATATCCTTTTCTGTTGGTTAGGTGGTTGGGAAAATAACCGGCCCCTTGCCCCCACTCGATCGAAGAACATttcagaacaacaacaacaacaacaacaacaacaacaacaacaacaacaacaacgaacaACGACAACGACTGTTGGCGCGGGCCCTGTGGGGATGTTGTACATCCCATTGAACGACCTAACTATGTCTGGCTCCACTTCATATGCAACCTTCTTCTGCTCCCTTGGCAAGCCCCAAATCCTTTCTACACTTGCTGTATCAACTGGTATCTTTCGTCCCCTATCTGGGATAACAAGCTGCAACAACTCTGGGTCATAACACTTCATGACAAACTTGACAAGATCTCCTTTCATTATTCTTGTGCCGATATCAAGCACGCCGCCAAAGCATATATCACCGATGGCATCCTTTTGTATATCCTCAAGGCCACTGTTTAGGACGAATAGTCTTGAAGGTGATGCCATGTTCCTCGGTGGTGGCCCACTGCTACCAATCTGCGTAAAAATATACAGAAGAATTCATATTAAAAAGAGGACAGAGGCTACAACTATATAAAACTGAGCAACCCACTATATTAAACCGAGCAACCCACTGTACTAAACTAAGCAAACTACACCATATTAAAAAGCGAGTTGTGTTTGCTAAAAACTGAGCAACTAGAACTATATTGAACTGCAACTGCTAGCACTAAAGTAGGCAACTGTTATACTGCTATTCTGCTGCTTATCCAAGATAAGAGTGTATACAAATGACATGGTGATTTTTGAAGAATCAACATTAAGGCAAAACACGGAAAAACAGCAAACAAGTATCAAAACCCCCAGGGCACAAAAAGCATTAGATATCAAAAAGGCATATAATGTCCCCGCCTCGAGCAACCACACATGTATCAAACCCTAGGAAAAAAATTGAGCATTACATATTTCAAAAAAAGACTAAAAAAACATCCCTTCTTTCAAGTTTTTCATAAAAAATACCTCGTGCCCGACTTTCTTCGCACGTTTCGGATACCTCCCTCCTTCATCACGAGGGCCGGAATCGGTGGCCCGTTTCCCCGCCTGACCACCCCGGGCACAATCGGTGGCCCATTTCCCTGCCCCACCACCCCTGACAGGATCCTCATTCGTTCACCTGCGCTTGCGTCCAACATTACTCCTTGCTGTTTGAGCCACCACCTCTTCTCCCTCATTTTCACCATCAGTTCTTCCTATAGTCCTTCTGCTTTTTCGTGCCATTCTGTAAAAAGAAATACACAAAAATGTCATGTTGATGAAAAAACACAAGTTCTGCTTGTAGACAAAAACAAGTGTGACGTCACTATCATTGGGAGGTGAATTGATCTCCATTTACTCCTACCTAGATATAACTCAACTGCTAAGTGCTAGTACCTGCAGAAGCAACTTGGTGCTGAAAACTAGGTTAGAATCCTCTGCAGTACTGTACGATGCTGTACAGTCACTGCCATGTGggacctggccccacatgtcatcgacCCCTGAAAACTAGGCAACTACTCACTATTTTGTAGCAACAAAAAAAAGAGGTAAAACCAACAGATATTACTCCTCATCACAAAACAAGCACATGTTCATCTTCATCACATAGCTAGCCATCAAACAAACTATAAAACAGTGTTGTTGGATTCAACCAACCATAACAAAAATCTTCATCACCAATAATCCTAAAGTTGCCAGTTATTCGTGATGATATCTCATCTTCTATTGATAGTTACGATAAACAACAACTCGATGGTGAATTTAGGCAACTACATATTGTTTGTAGGCAACTTATAAGGATAAAAATGATAAATAACATCACTAAAATTGACCAACCACATGGTAGCAACTTGGTGGTCAAAAAATCTAGGCACATACAGCCTGTTTGGTACGCAAACTTCACTAATTTAAAGA is from Triticum aestivum cultivar Chinese Spring chromosome 1B, IWGSC CS RefSeq v2.1, whole genome shotgun sequence and encodes:
- the LOC123136587 gene encoding cytochrome P450 89A2-like, translating into METSLLIAGALLLLSLLVLLRNAAARRRLPPGPPALPLFGNLLWLRNSASDVEPLLLGLFKKYGPIVTLRIGSRLSVFVADRHLAHKALVGAGVALADRPRAATSSLLGVTDNIITRANYGPVWRLLRRNLVSETLHPSRVRLFAPARAWVRRVLMEKLREEDTPDVMEAFQYTMFCLLVLMCFGERLDEPAVRAIEEAERAWLLYISRKLTVFFFLPAVTKHLFRDRLRVAHALRMRQRELFVPLIHARREYKRLVSEGQSPAKETTFEHSYVDTLLDVTLPEEGDRALTDDEIVALCSEFLNAGTDTTSTGLQWIMAELVKNPAVQDRLYDEIKAICGEDGAEEVSEEKIDAATMPYLKAVILEGLRKHPPGHFVLPHKAAQDMDVGGYLIPKGTTVNFMVAEMGRDEGTWEKAMEFAPERFLEAGDKLAAVDLYGSKGIKMMPFGVGRRICAGLSIAMLHLEYFVANMVKEFEWQEVAGHEVDFAEKREFTTVMANPLRPRLVPRN